Proteins encoded together in one Musa acuminata AAA Group cultivar baxijiao chromosome BXJ3-6, Cavendish_Baxijiao_AAA, whole genome shotgun sequence window:
- the LOC103971063 gene encoding probable methylenetetrahydrofolate reductase (NADH) produces MKVIDKIRGAAEGDGRTVFSFEFFPPKTEEGVENLFERMDRMVAHNPNFCDITWGAGGSTADLTLDIANRMQNMICVETMMHLTCTNMPVEKIDHALDTIKANGIQNVLALRGDPPHGQDKFVQVAGGFACALDLVQHIRAKYGDYFGITVAGYPEAHPDMIQGDGGATQEAYNNDLAYLKRKVDAGADLIITQLFYDTDIFLKFVNDCRQIGITCPIVPGIMPINNYKGFLRMTGFCKTKIPPEITAALDPIKDNEDAVRAYGVHLGTEMCKKILSHGIKTLHLYTLNMEKSALAILLNLGLIEESKVSRSLPWRCPANVFRVKEDVRPIFWANRPKSYISRTVGWDQYPHGRWGDSNNPSYGALTDYQFMRPRSRDKKLQEEWATPLKSVDDINERFMKFCLGKLRSSPWSELDGLQPETKIINEQLSQVNLKGFLTINSQPPVNGEKSDSPAVGWGGPGGYVYQKAYLEFFCSKDKLISITENCKALPSLTYIAVNKEGEYVSNVVLNAVNAVTWGVFPGKEIIQPTVVDPASFMIWKDEAFEIWTRGWARLFPEGDPSRELLAQVQKSCFLVSLVDNDYIHGDIFAAFKGA; encoded by the exons ATGAAGGTGATCGACAAGATACGGGGGGCGGCGGAGGGCGATGGGAGGACGGTGTTCTCCTTCGAATTCTTCCCCCCCAAGACGGAGGAGGGCGTGGAGAACCTCTTCGAGCGCATGGACCGCATGGTCGCCCACAACCCCAACTTCTGCGACATCACCTGGGGCGCCGGCGGGTCCACCGCCGACCTCACCCTCGACATCGCCAACCGGATGCAGAACATG ATCTGTGTAGAAACTATGATGCACTTGACCTGCACCAATATGCCGGTGGAGAAGATTGACCATGCTCTGGATACCATCAAGGCCAATGGGATTCAAAATGTTCTGGCACTCAGGGGGGATCCCCCACATGGTCAGGATAAGTTTGTTCAAGTTGCTGGCGGATTTGCATGCGCCCTCGATCTG GTGCAGCACATTCGTGCTAAGTATGGGGACTACTTTGGTATCACTGTTGCTGGCTATCCAG AGGCACATCCTGATATGATACAAGGAGATGGAGGTGCTACACAGGAAGCCTATAACAATGATCTTGCTTATTTGAAGAGAAAG GTGGATGCTGGTGCTGACCTTATTATCACTCAGCTATTCTATGATACTGATATATTTCTGAAGTTTGTCAATGATTGTCGTCAAATTGGGATAACTTGTCCAATTGTACCTGGCATCATGCCAATCAACAACTATAAGGGCTTCTTGCGAATGACTGGGTTTTGCAAAACTAAA ATACCACCTGAGATTACAGCTGCTTTGGATCCTATTAAAGACAATGAAGATGCTGTCAGGGCATATGGAGTTCACTTAGGGACTGAAATGTGCAAGAAGATTTTATCTCATGGAATCAAAACATTGCATCTTTACACACTAAACATGGAGAAGTCTGCATTGGCCATATTACTG AATCTTGGTTTGATAGAAGAGTCTAAAGTTTCAAGGTCCTTGCCTTGGAGATGTCCGGCAAATGTTTTTCGTGTCAAAGAGGATGTTCGGCCTATTTTCTG GGCTAATCGTCCAAAAAGTTACATCTCAAGGACTGTTGGTTGGGATCAATATCCACATGGGAGATGGGGTGATTCTAATAACCCATCATACGGAGCTTTAACTGATTACCAG TTCATGCGCCCACGATCACGGGACAAGAAACTTCAAGAGGAATGGGCAACCCCATTGAAATCTGTGGATGATATCAACGAG AGATTTATGAAATTCTGCCTGGGAAAACTGAGAAGCAGCCCATGGTCGGAATTAGATGGTCTTCAACCAGAGACAAAGATAATCAATGAACAACTGTCACAGGTCAACTTGAAGGGTTTTCTAACTATTAACAGTCAACCTCCTGTTAATGGAGAGAAATCCGACTCTCCTGCTGTTG GATGGGGTGGACCAGGGGGTTATGTTTACCAAAAGGCGTATCTGGAATTCTTTTGTTCAAAAGACAAGCTAATTTCAATCACTGAAAATTGCAAGGCCTTGCCATCTCTCACATACATTGCTGTGAACAAAGAAGGGGAGTATGTCTCCAATGTTGTTCTCAATGCAGTCAATGCAGTAACATGGGGTGTTTTCCCTGGCAAAGAGATCATCCAACCAACTGTTGTGGACCCTGCTAGCTTCATGATCTGGAAGGATGAAGCTTTTGAGATTTGGACAAGGGGATGGGCTCGATTGTTTCCTGAGGGTGATCCATCAAGGGAGCTACTAGCTCAG